Sequence from the Mesorhizobium sp. PAMC28654 genome:
GGCGCATGGCACGCTGGCGCTGGCCCGGAGCCTTGGCGCCCGGAAAGTGCCGGTATGGCTGGTCAGCTCCGACACGCCCCTGCCGCGCTTTTCGCGTTATGCGCATAGAACGATTACCTGGCCTGGCCCCAGGGAAGAGGGTGCCATTGCCTTCCTGCTCGATATGGCGGCGACCCATGGTTTGCAGGGCTTTGTCCTGATCCCTAGCGGGGATGCCGAAGTTCGTCTTGTGTCGCAGGCCATCGACCAATTGTCTGATGTATTCGACGTGGTGCTGCCGCCATGGGAGCGGTTGAAATGGGTTTGCGAAAAGCCGCTGCTCTACCGTCGGGCGCGAGAACTGGGTATCGCCGTTCCGCTGACTTATGAGCTAGGCTCGCTTGAGCAGGCCGCCACCGCCGAACTCCGCTTTCCCGTCGTGCTCAAGCCGAACATGGGCGGGCGCAGCCGTTTTGCCCGCGCCAAGGCGGTTCTCGCCGACAACCAGGAAACTTTCCTGACGGCCTTCAAATGGGCCGCCGGACAGGTCGGCGTCGAGAATGTCGTCGTCCAGGAAATGATACCGGGAGGCGGGGAGAGCCAGTTTTCCTATGCGGCGCTGTGGAACCAGGGCGCGCCGGTGGCGGAATTCACCGCGCGGCGTACGCGGCAGTTTCCCGTCGACTTCGGCTATACCAGCACGTTCGTCGAGATCGTCGACGAGCTGCAATTGATCGAGGCCGCGCGCCGGCTTCTGCGATCGATCGGCCATCACGGGCTTGTGGAGGTCGAGTTCAAGCGCGATGCCCGCGACGGCTCGATGAAGATACTCGATGTCAATCCACGGCCCTGGACATGGTTTGGCCTGTCCGCCGCCGCTGGCGTCGATCTTGGCGCCATGCTTTGGGCGGTCAGGTCGGGTGACAAGGTCGCGGCAGTCTCGGCGCGGCCGAACACATCCTGGATGTATCTGGTTCGCGATGTGGTGGCTGCGGGCAAGTTGATCTCGAGCGGCCGGCTGAACATCCCAGCCTATTTGCGCGCGTTCGGCTCGGTGCGGGCGTGGGCGACATTTTCAGCCGGCGATCCCGTGCCCGGTTTGATCGACATACCATTGACGGCATGGCGCGTGCTGACGCGGCGTATACTTCGCATCCGCTGAAACAATTAACCGACAGCGCCGGTTAATCTGCCAGCCTGCCCGCGGAACGCGGCGTATTTGCGCATTCTTAACCCGGCAACGTTTAGGACGGCGAGGCGCCTGACCGGCTGTTCAGCGGGGATCGGGCGTCTGAAAACAGACCCGCGAGACCTAAAGACATGATCGCTTCCAAGGCCAGGACCGATTGCGAGGTGGTGGTGATCGGCGCCGG
This genomic interval carries:
- a CDS encoding ATP-grasp domain-containing protein, encoding MLPQLEMDDPVSSRPAGVVILGGAHGTLALARSLGARKVPVWLVSSDTPLPRFSRYAHRTITWPGPREEGAIAFLLDMAATHGLQGFVLIPSGDAEVRLVSQAIDQLSDVFDVVLPPWERLKWVCEKPLLYRRARELGIAVPLTYELGSLEQAATAELRFPVVLKPNMGGRSRFARAKAVLADNQETFLTAFKWAAGQVGVENVVVQEMIPGGGESQFSYAALWNQGAPVAEFTARRTRQFPVDFGYTSTFVEIVDELQLIEAARRLLRSIGHHGLVEVEFKRDARDGSMKILDVNPRPWTWFGLSAAAGVDLGAMLWAVRSGDKVAAVSARPNTSWMYLVRDVVAAGKLISSGRLNIPAYLRAFGSVRAWATFSAGDPVPGLIDIPLTAWRVLTRRILRIR